The following coding sequences are from one Bradyrhizobium sp. WSM471 window:
- a CDS encoding ABC transporter substrate-binding protein: protein MFRKLSIVAFAATLALAPLPVLAQSKKDSVVMAMTLEPPGLDPTNAAAAAIAEVTLYNIYETLTKINEDGSTSPLLAESWTASPDLKTYTFKLRKGVKFHNGEPFDSAAVKFSFERNAVASSTNKDKSLFQGFEKVDAPDADTVVITLKNSEPNLPFLLGQASGSIVEPKSAATNITQPVGTGPYQLGAWAKGSSMTLTKWADYRNAAAIKLSKVTIRFISDPSAQTAALLSGDVDAFPRVSAQRTIAQFKADPRFNVLVGGSRAKTIVAINHRKKPLDDVRVRRAILAAIDRKAMIDGAVDGFGTPIGSFYVPTALGYVDTTGINPYDPEKAKKLLAEAGVTTPLELSLKLPPPPYARQGGEILAAQLAKVGIIAKIENVEWAQWLSQVFAGNGPHNFDLTIVSHVEPFDLVKITEQDYYLGYNNAAFNALYKQIVSTPDEAARAKLLGDAQRMLATDAVSGYLYQPQLITITNKKLKGVWKDVPQYENDFSTWAWE from the coding sequence ATGTTCAGGAAACTATCGATTGTCGCATTCGCCGCCACGCTTGCCTTGGCGCCGTTGCCGGTGCTGGCGCAGAGCAAGAAGGACAGCGTCGTCATGGCGATGACGCTGGAGCCGCCGGGGCTCGATCCCACCAACGCGGCCGCCGCCGCGATCGCCGAGGTCACGCTCTACAACATCTACGAGACGCTGACCAAGATCAACGAGGACGGCTCGACCTCGCCATTGCTGGCGGAGAGCTGGACGGCCTCGCCCGATCTGAAGACCTATACGTTCAAGCTGCGCAAGGGAGTCAAATTCCACAATGGCGAGCCGTTCGACTCGGCCGCCGTGAAGTTCTCGTTCGAGCGCAATGCCGTCGCCAGCAGCACCAACAAGGACAAAAGCCTCTTCCAAGGCTTCGAGAAGGTCGATGCGCCCGATGCCGACACGGTCGTGATCACCCTGAAGAATTCAGAGCCTAACCTGCCGTTCCTGCTGGGGCAGGCGAGCGGCTCGATCGTCGAGCCGAAGAGCGCTGCCACCAATATCACGCAGCCGGTTGGGACCGGGCCCTATCAGTTGGGCGCCTGGGCCAAGGGCTCCTCGATGACTCTGACCAAATGGGCCGACTATCGCAACGCCGCAGCGATCAAGCTGTCGAAGGTGACGATCCGCTTCATCTCCGATCCGTCGGCGCAGACGGCCGCGCTGCTGTCGGGCGACGTCGATGCTTTTCCGCGCGTCTCAGCCCAGCGCACCATCGCGCAGTTCAAGGCCGATCCGCGCTTCAACGTCCTGGTCGGCGGCTCCCGCGCCAAGACCATCGTCGCCATCAACCACCGCAAGAAGCCGCTCGACGATGTCCGCGTCCGCCGTGCGATCCTTGCCGCGATCGATCGCAAGGCGATGATCGACGGCGCGGTCGACGGTTTCGGCACGCCGATCGGCAGCTTCTACGTCCCGACCGCACTCGGCTATGTCGACACGACAGGCATTAACCCCTACGACCCCGAGAAGGCCAAGAAGCTGCTGGCCGAAGCCGGTGTCACCACGCCGCTCGAACTGTCGCTGAAGCTGCCGCCCCCGCCTTATGCGCGGCAGGGCGGCGAGATCCTCGCGGCCCAGCTCGCCAAGGTCGGCATCATCGCCAAGATCGAGAACGTCGAATGGGCGCAATGGCTGTCGCAGGTGTTCGCCGGCAACGGTCCGCACAATTTCGACCTCACCATCGTCAGCCATGTCGAGCCGTTCGATCTCGTCAAGATCACCGAACAGGACTACTATCTCGGCTACAACAACGCGGCGTTCAACGCGCTCTACAAGCAGATCGTGTCGACGCCGGATGAAGCCGCCCGTGCCAAGCTTCTCGGCGATGCCCAGCGCATGCTGGCCACCGACGCGGTCTCCGGCTATTTGTACCAGCCGCAGCTGATCACCATCACCAACAAGAAGCTGAAGGGCGTCTGGAAGGACGTGCCCCAGTACGAGAACGATTTCTCGACGTGGGCGTGGGAGTAG